The nucleotide window CATGGTGCGCCGCGGGCTCTGGGGGGCGCTGTTTGCTATGTGTTTCTCCTGTTTGCTGGTACAGGGAGTGCGGCTGAAGAAGCTAGCCGGAGGGAGGCGGAGCCCTGCAGGAAGTTCTCTCGCCGGATTGGCTTTCGCGCTCACTGTTGTTCAAGGCATCATCGCTGGCGAGTGGCTGCTGCTTACGGTGGTCCGTGAGGGACATGCTGCCTGTGAATACCTGCCTTTAGACTTTGTGCTGGTTTGCAGCTATGCTTTAGCACTGTTGCTAGCTGCTAGCGTGTTGTCGCTAGCTGTGGTGTTGTGCGGAGGGAATAACAGAGAGGAATCCAGCAGGAAGAGGATGAAGTGGAGGTGTAACGCCGTCTGGCTTTTCCTTTCATGTCTTTCGTCGCTTCTTCTATGGGTCGCCTGGCTTGGGCTTTACCTTTATGGTGATGTCGGCATCTCGATTGTGGCGAAGGATTGGGATGAGCCGGCATTAGCGGTTGCCTTGGTGACCGAGGGTTGGGTGCTGTTGTTGTTTCACGCTATCCCGGAAACACACCTGTGTTTGCGTCCGTCCAGTCAGAGGAGCGCAGATACCGCACAGAACTACTACGACACCCCACAGCCTCCAGCTGCACAGGGTTACCATGACGATGAGCGGCCGACCAATCCCAGAGCTCCGTTCACCGAGAGTCAGGCGTACACTGTAGAGGAGCACAGCGCAGGTGGGTCGCCAGTAAAATATAAAGAGTGTGCAGCTTTCTGGATATGTTTGTTTACGGTgattaaatctaaaaataatcaTTACGGTAGATCTGAAGTGTATTTAAAAATTTACCTTAAAAGTCCACCTGAACCCGAACTGcgactgtttttttttcccctattttaACGCAGTTAgtgaaacggaatattaaatagGAAAACAGGTGGCGTGgcttttttttctactgcgagctgattagATGTAGTAAAGAaggcattttattcagaaagatggggaaaggggtttggggagagttaatACTATCAGGTTGATCTAAACCAATGGTTTGCGCAACTTAAAGATATCCAGAAGTTAATTATCCAGAAAAACTGtcactttatattttataaatatttttttggtgTAATTCCCTTTTGGATGTGCTGTGACAATAGGCATAATCCGCTTGTAAAGTTGTGACGTTAGAATTAACGTTAGAATTTTCCAGGTCCGAGCTGCTACTCTTTTGAATTGAGATAATATTTGTTTAGGACCACTTTTATCACACATTAATGTGAATTTTATACAAAATCATGGTGTACATGACAGTCTCTgtacttgctgcatcacagagaCCGATGTTTTAACAACTTATAAAGAATTAATCACTTTCTAGCCACCAGATATTAGTaatggatatacagttgaagtcagaattattagccccttttgatttttttttcttttttaaatatttcccaaatagtgtttaacagagcaaggaaattttcacagtatgtctgataatattttttcttctggagaaagtcttatttgctttatttcggctagaataaaagcagtttttaactttttaaaatccattttgaggtcaatattattagcccctttaagctataatttttcaatagtctacagaacaaaccattgttatacaataacttgcctgataacactaacctgcctagttaacttaattaacctagtaaagcctttaaatgtcactttaagctgtatagaagtgtcttgaaaaatatctagtctaatattattttaaattcagagtttttaccctgaaatgagagaaactctgggttttccgtttcagcttgaaaagtagattttttaccatcgGTGCCCTTTAAGGTAATGCCGAGGTTCTGTGAAGGTTAGATTTTGGTTATAACATAAACCCAAAAAGTGTTTCTAAAGCATTATTAATTGGTTTCCAAGAAATTTGAAAAATCAAACATCTGAGTCAAAATGAtgtaatattttagatatttttagttCTTCTTTATTCTATAAAGCCCAATTACGTTTTGCCATTTCATATGTTCCTCTTCATTTGTTTGATAtcatattatatgtatattttatgtcTTTTTATAGCAGTTCTGCAGGCTGGAGGTTACCATAATGGATTAATACGGCCCGCTCTGCCTTTCCGGAGTCACGTTTACCAGCCTACTGAAATGGCTCTGCTCATGAATGCAGGACCGGTAACATCATAATAACATTatttctacactcaaaaaatgaattttgctgcttgttcaaactacttgtttaaaataagttgaaataacacaattcttaagtatttttggggggacaatgtaacaatgtaatgtttatgtttaatccacctaaatttgtaaaaagtgtTTTTATGGTGAATGTAAATACTGGATATATGTGAGCTCAGTCTCTGTGTTTCAGATCCCCACGGCTCCTCCAAACTTCACAGGCAGGCATCTGTGGTGAGAGCAATAACGTCCTCGTCTGCCCCGGGACGGCTCACAGGGTCAAACGGCACTTTATTACAGTTCCATAATAATCATTTGGAAATGCTCCTCTAATTAAAGGCCACAAGTGGAAGCTAAATGCACACTTTTAACACAGGAGCCAGCTAGTTTTGCACAAGTTCTCGAATAAGTGCTTACTTTAAAGTACAGGACACGTATTTGATATCACCATGGTGATGTTTAGATGACGCGATTGGACAAATCACACGCAGATGAAGACCTGCGATAATTTACATAAAGAGAGATGTGTGAAGGAGAAAGCAGAGGGAGTGTTGAAGTCAACACGAAATGCTGCTCACAGACCCATTTACTTGCATGACCGCAGTGTTGGAGAATCATTTTAGGGATTGATTAAAAATCAGTCACAAATTCAGGTTATTTTGGAAGCCAGATTACAATGAATTAATCAGGGAAACATTCTCTCAGTGTTTTGTTCACAGTGAACATTTTTCAAAGTTATCAACAAATATTTATCATAGTGTCACTAATAAAACGGTCATTCAAAGTCTGGTCTTTAATAATGTTAGCACAGAAACTTTACCTTCAtcaaattattgttaaaaaattgTTTCAGAATGTTtcgagggcgacgcagtggcgcagtaggtagtgctgtcgcctcacagcaagaaggtcgctggatcgagtctcggctgggttagttggcgtttctgtgtggagtttgcatgttctccctgcattcgcgtgggtttcctccaagtgctccggattcccccacaggccagagacatgcggtacaggtaaattgggaaCAGGTGAACAGgtgagatgggttgtggctggaagggcatccactgtgtaaaaaagtgctggataacttgtcggttcattccgctgtggcaaccctggattaataaagggactaagacgaaaagaaaatgagtgagtgaatgtttCGAGAACATTTAATAAGTAACGTTTCTATCATGATCAAGGTAATTAAATCTCAGCAATTCAaggtaattaaaatgtaatgttctCTTAGCATTAATATAaccaagaaaaacatttaaaaacatttaagaaacGTTCTGACAACACTTTAAGCATTGTTTTTCTTAGCtgagaacattcattcattcattttcctttggctagtccctttattcatcatgggtagccacagcggaatgaaccgccaacttatccagcatgttttcagcggatgcccttccagcttcaatccagtactggtaaacaaacatacacactctcattcacacacatacaccatacccaatttagcttaatcaattcacctatatgtgtttgtactgtgggggaaactggagccgggactcgaagcagtgaccttcttgctctgaggcaacaagtgctaaccactgagccaccgtgtcactctAGCTGAGAACATAaacttattaattattcaaaatgtAAGCAGAAATCTGAATAAAGTAAACAGGGTTCCCTGCTGAAAataacagcttaaaccagcctaagctggttggctggttttagaggggtttggccatttacaggctggtttccagccatttccagcctggttttagctggttaggctggataATGACCTGCCtaaaccagctaaaatcagcttgatcagcctggtcaaggctgatttaagctggtcaagctgatttAAACTGGTCATTGCTAGGGCTAGACTGAATCTTTggaagttttttgctatttctgctgagaattttgtaataatctgcggatttatgcagaaatGTCCAGAGATTGtgtcatataatatctctactaaaagacagacaatattactttacaaactgtattgtaaataaatcaaataaacattttcagaaatcttaagatttttagcccatcattgagtctatttatttacttgtgtaaatgagtgtaaatttatatttattcagtttttaaataaatttcagtaatattaataactcatatgaaaatgttcatatgatttatatacaatacagtttgtaaagtctttTATTagatatgagcaattccagcgttatggatgtgacatttgcagtaaaaactcaaaacataatttcacacagaaagtatatgttgacattatatcgaaacttctgtttatattttccaaaatagctcaccacagagttatgggagcagaaaaatatcaatatgtaaacatgttttatatttttaatcaggaaaataaacatgcgttatggatgtgacaaaaaagtttgCGAATTTACAGTCGACAACAGATTATTTAGAAATTCTGacagttaaactgcacaacccaaaagaaacaatgctcatcaaacaggtatgagtcggctcactatagaattaaaatgattgattttattttatttgacatttttgcatttatgaagaaaaagtgtcgttatggatgtgacacatttccgttatggatgtgacagctgtgaaattgccacttgtgtgattttggcaaaataaatataatagtttgaaatactgacagatacattcacgagtatttttacagtactgtaaaatacttgctaacacaaaaaaatgtagaaacggtttgtCTATTTTGctgaaaactaaataattttttatggcaaggttgacatttgcgtggaattgctcatatattatttgagacacttgctttgtttactaaataaagtggatgtatttggatttgcattgcaaacattaaataaaagtttaaaagttttttttatttcatatattaaggttttagttatgatactccaaaAACCATTCCGCATAAAATCCGCAGTATTTCAACAAaactctgtgcagaaatagcaaaaaatgtcagcagttTCTTTGGGGCCCTAGTCATTGCCCAGCCTGACTAGTAAAGACCAGGCAAGAAATGCCTGGAAACTAGCCTGGAATGGccaaacccctttaaaaccagcttggttgaccagctaaaaccagccaacctgcCTAGGCcagtttaagcagttttttcagcagggctggcTTTGGTTTCGTGTTGACTTTAAAGGATTGATCTTTGAGAGGGATTACTTCATTATTTTCTAGCCTTAGCAAATCTTCTGCCTGCATTCCACTTTAAATATCCAATCAAaatcttttaaatttattaaaacgtatttaatttatttaaaatgttttgtattcCATTGTTGAATTGGTATCCTGTTTTTAaatatctctctcttttttaataCTCTTTTGTTTTGATATCATGTTCGATGTTATTTTTCCGAACTTTGCACGCTTGATTGTCAGTCTTCATGATGCAGTCGATggtaaacatttataaatgttcTGCCGTGTTTGATATCTTGTAAGGCAatactgtgtgtttgtttggtgaaATGAATGTGACGGTGCTGCAAACTCACAAAACGAGACACTCTCAACAGGGTCAGTGGAAAAGGCTCTTTACTTTGCTCGTGATGTTCAGATCTATTGCACAGAACTGTGGTATTTTCCCTATATTtgatgtctatatttgaaataaattataataaacattcCTACAGTGTTTTCAAAGCATCTCTTGTCGGTGGTTTGTTTACCGCGTCACGCGCATGCGCACACTGAAGCTAGCGGACATGTTGAGTAGATAACTGTTGACAAGGGCGCTTGGAGACGTTACCAAGGAAGTAGATGAGCGATTTCTTCCGGATTCGAGACGAAAGGAAAGCTTTTCCACGTGCGGCAAATAAGTAAGTAATAAAATGTACATGTATATCTCAAATATTGCGCTTTGAAAGCCAAATATAAACCCGCTATGGTGAAGAGCGCGTGCACGTAACGTTACTCGTGCATGTGTTAAGTTAACTtgcatgtgaatgtgtgtttcaTCAACTCAGGTTGTTTGAACAGTATTGTTTTACTAAAATGTCAAATGAGACAAAGACCAAAATATGTTTAAACATCAagacaaataaatgtattcacCTATATTAGAACCAGACCTGTATATGTTTATTTACCGTTTGTTTACCGAATACATTTTGGTACGATAAACAAAAGACAGTAACCAAAATGTTATTCGGTGTAACGATGGTTTATAtagccaaaaataaacattggttgtgttttaatactattttaatgcttttgtgaCACTAGGTTTAGCAAATTTTCCTGCTAGACTGTTTTTAAACACTTAGAAATGTGATTAAATATCATATGATCACCACTTATGTTATTGTTTTAATACTAATCTAAAATCGTATGCTgttcatttttacaaataatatatctGTTACAGTCATAGATATTGACAATAAGTATCAATTTAACCCATAATTTGTCATTTTGTTTATATAAAGCTTATTTTTAATGATAAGAGTATTTACCTGCATTTGTTGTCCTTATATGTGTATAAAAGGTGTTGTGAAATTaatttgataataaataataagtaggAAATAAAACATACACATTTGACTGAAATAATTAGATAATTAAACCCGCTGCAGTGAACGTAATGTTACTTGTGCATGTGTTAAGTtacatgtaaatgtgtgtttcatcAACTCAGGATGTTTGaacattattgttttaataaaatgtcaaatgAGACAAAGACCAAAATATGTTTAaacattaagaaaaataaatgtattcaccTTTATTAGAACCAGACCTGtatatgtttatttacagtttgtttaccgaatacattttagtacgataaACAAAAGACAGTAACCAAAATGTAATTCGGTGTAACGATGGTTTATAtagccaaaaataaacattggttgtgttttaatactattttaatgcttttgcgaCACTAGGTTTAGCTAATTTTTCTACtagactgttttttttatttttattttttatttgtttttttgttatttatttttttactgttgatgttagttaattactgaaatgctcttgccatgaaaatagccttagtAGCTGACatgacaacaaacaaacaaacaaataaataaataaataattaactaatgTAGTCTTCGTTGTATGagcaattcaataaaattaatcattattagGTGCCTGAACACCTTTTAAAACCCTTATACAGTCACATGCCTCGAAAAACATCAACTCAACATTGCGTATACTGGTTTTGTGACTATTGCGattgatcacattgcaatatcgattctataactatatattgtgcagccctaatgcagATGCAtatgtatttgtaaaaataacaataatgcaaAATGCTCATAAATCTGCTTATTCTGTAATCACTTATcaatataatgtaatgtttataagaaatcttttagaaataataatgcTTCTGTGTGTTTTCCAGATGGTGAAGACTGATCTAGAATCAGAAATGAGTGAAGAAAACCAATGAAAGGGATGATAAAAGCAAAAAGGACAATGATAAGATTGTCAGATTGCTTTTGATTGacagtttaatttcatttaatttagaaaAACATGGCAGTCGGTAGGTTGGCtaaagagaagaagaagaaaataaaggtgaaggaagaagaagaaaacacaGATTCTGTCAAGTGTCATGATGTTTCCGTCCAGACTGCTATTAAACAGGAGCTGCTCGATGTAAACGATGGAGgggagaaaaagaagaagaagaagaagaaattaaAACAAGAGTTGGATGCAAACAATTCTTTGGTGGAGAGTTGCGACGTATCTGTTCAGACAACTGTAAAAACAGAACAAATAGACACAAATAATAGTGTAGCTCCTGAAAAgacaaagaagaagaaaaagaagataaAGGAGGAGGAACAGATCCAGGAGGAAGCTCATATAGTGTCCAAGAAGAAGAAAGTAAAAAAAGACGAGGCAGTAGAAGGTAGATTTATTGAGTTTCTGGTTATGATTTAATTGTTGAAGCTTTTATCACAGTATTTTATTACCTGGTGTAAtggtcaaaataaacaaaaaattgaaAAACAATTTGCAATTATAAATTACTGTACAGAACATTTTACATTGAAGTCTCAATAGAATTGTACTAACTCTTTAACATTGGTTAGTGCGTTAAAATCAGTAAGCAATAGCCACATTTTTACTATGCTAAATTTAGTTAATACCCCCTCaacaattttaaaatgatataaaataataaaaacattaaatatagttaattctattTCATAAAAAAGTTATGTTGTTTGGTCTTAGTGCCTTATTGTGCATTAACTAAGAAGTAAACATCATCTaggatttttttatgtttgtgagtttaaattaactaatgttaacaaatgggTACATTATTAACAAGCAATCGTGCTGTAAATAGTCCATAGATATTAAGTCATCATTTCTTGAATCTTGTAGACTGTATAATTAGGAGGCAAACACCAAGAAATGCCATCAAGTGTGCTTTACTTTTGTATATCAACAACGTCAACAACACATCACATGGCTTAAATAGTTGTCGAGAACCAATGAATTGCCAGACCAACATCCAGATCATTACAAACGCACATTATCCCAATACACCACATAGACCAAATTAATATATGAAAATAGTAATGTTTAtttaaggttgatttatacttctgcgtcaattgCACGCGTATGGTCCGTTGCAGCCTTCGCGCGGTTGTATAGCCCTCACTGAGGCTGACACTGATGCGAACCTCTTAAAGAATCTAACTACACGTCGAATTAACACGTAGCGTAAGCTCTTtaattggtcggtttggtagatTTGACAAGTGTAGTCAGTGCTGAGAGCAAGTCGATGGAGTGAGTGTTTATAAGTGTTGAGCTCCAGGGGTCCGTTCTacgtacctcgcttaaattatctaagatgatttggcagatcctggatcttttaatcttgataactgatctctggctaatttggtttttcaaaCAAGTTGACgagtcagattaaaatgtctggaagaaagaaaacgatcctggatcatgtcaaattgtTAATAATCAAATCCCACTATTTGAGTAATCCACggacgaagaacggacccctgatggaaacttttgttttgtgtgtaacttatgattaaagttgttgcacgtcctcgttcctgcctctaaatgagcgagttttagctacttgtacatttaaggaagcattcagataaaacaaaacacccgtgaagaaaacttgacacagaggaacataaaaacctgatGCCAGCTAGTGTTTGAGACGTGCTcatgcagagcaacacaaacagcatgcagaagtataaatgcacaaactATGAGCAAGGCATGCGCCCTGGGTCATGGAGATCggtcaacgcagaagtataaaccagcctttacacATTTAGTTATGTGATGAACAATCACTAATGCAACAATCTGaatattcttttaaaaacacttaaagtttaagtaataaataattattcacagtattttgaaGTGGATTGTTGTGGATTTTTATTATCACTATATATTGAATTATTACATTTTCCCTTGTGAAAGgtataaaaaagaagaagaagaagaaaaaggagaCTGAGgttaaagaagaagaagaagaggctGATTTAGGACCAGCTGTGGAGACGGTAAACgacaaaaagaagaaaagaaagagaaaactAGAGGAGGACATCATAAAACAAGAACTAAACGCAGAGGTGGAGGACGGAGTgattaagaaaaagaaaaggaagaaaGATGTAGACGAATGCGTAGAGGTAGAGCACAAggtgaaaaaaaagaagaagaaacagtCAGTAGTAGAAGAAGCGCCGGAAAACATCAGCTCTAATGAAAAGCCtgagaaaaaaagcaaaaagaagaagaagaaactagAAAGTAAGAGTCTTCCTCACGCCAATGAAGATAACTCATCGGATAaaaagatgaagaagaagaagaaactagAAAGTAAGAGTCTTCCCGACGCCAATGGAGAGAACTCATCGGATAaaaagatgaagaagaagaagaaaaataaaggcAAGACCGAGGCTGATGATGATGTTGAGGAGAAACCGGAGAGGACAGACAACAATAACAAGAGCTCAgggaaaaatacaaataaaactcttAAAGCAGATCCTGAGGAATACTTCAGGAAAACCGCAAGCAGAGCGGTGAGTTTTATTCTGATGGAGAGAAACCGAGGCTTCTGATTGGCTCTTGAGAGTGTGACATCACtatgttaatgtttaatttgaGTGTCAGCGTCGATATTTGAGTTCGTCACATTATTAGAATcgtatttttagattttattaaaattaaaattagtttttaataatattttcatgTGCATGTAGTTTCGGTCATTTTTAGTTCtgtatatttcaatatttttaattttatgcagTGCAAAATCTGAGCGTTATTTAACAAAAAACTATTCGGAATTATATAACAAGTTGCTGAACGTgataaatatttttgtatgtgGGGCGGGGGTGTACATTTAATCTAAATACATTTCTTACAGTAAAACAATATTCAAAatgatgtatattttatatattttttattgtgacATTTAAGGTTATTAAAATGAATTAGCAGAAAATAGCGATTCTAAGCTTTAAAATGGTATCATATATACACTGTAAGAAATTGTATGATAAAAAGTCATTACAACAAATGcttttgttactttaacttaatttaataagttaattggttcatttttattaattgtttttagcTATACAAAGTGAACGTAATATTTCTATTAAAATTTAGATGACAAGAAAagttaaattgatttaaatatataaatatttgaggCAGGAAGAGTGTTTTTACAGGCTATCGTCAGCTGTTTTTGACCGGTTGGTGCAATCTTGTGATTGAACAAtgcataggttagtgtatgctccattcagccagttTAATTTTTTGTCAGCTTTgggtttaattaaagaattaataaactattacagctcaTAACAATGTTTTTTGCATAATTCTTAGcctgtaataagcaggataaagtacatctagCCGGTGGTTTTTAGATGATAAACCCTTCAGCTCCTGATAAACCTGTCTGGCTTTAGTTTGCAataacaaccacctggatgtactttaaaGTAACCTTATTATATAGTGTGACAATATtaactattttattatatttgatgttaaaatgcatcgcatgtttattttgctgtgtttttttctctgtgtTCAGAATGATGTTGTGTTCCTTTCTGCCAAACCTGGCAACCAGGACGAGATTTCTATTGACCAGGTAAAGCACCAGataaatgatgattattttaCGCAAACTACATTAACAAGACATGAAATGACAGGACTCTTTTACTCCACAGGCTCGTCGACTTGCTCTTCAGAAGGAAATAGACAAAGAGTCACAACCTAAGCCAGTGAGTCTACACATTTGCTTTGAGTATATTgtggtcttaaagggacagttcacccaaaaatgaacatttcctgttcATTTAGTCACCCTCAGGTCATTTAAAACATAGGTGacttttttatttcttcagtAGAACGTTTCTATTATGAAGAAATCACTTTTagaaggggtttaaacacaatagtGTGTGTATTtcaattggtgaaaaaaaaattaatttcattttttataattacacttGATAAAGTGTAATTATaagagtctgcagaaacactttgattgacattcttcctgTGTCATGTGTCATCtcatgtgtcatcagagggggaaagccccgcccactagtgactatttctcccttattagcatagtcttgtttttgaatctgccactatgctgacacgcaGGCATTTAcactccgccctcttttgaaaagagcacaatctcatttgaatttaaagtgagtCACCAAAActccacaattaggatcaaagcctttAAGGGTCAGTTTTAGAGAGTTATAAACATTattagtgtggtattttgagctgaagacACCAGAGATATACATCTTCAACAAAAGGGCATAATAGGgtttgttttttggggggggtttgTTTGGCAGTTTGAAACCTCTCAGGAAAACGAACTTTTTGGGGGACTCTGTTTTGGGCTCttttgttaaagggccatgaaaccccctcgtttcagcagggtgttttcacacctcttctttggaaaaagtcagaaaagtgggggtgtccagctctgtttaggggggagtgtcggagaaactaaagtgggagggtgtgggagtgtctatttgggcacgcgcgagtttcagtcaaaatacacaggagaaagggatggtgtttaacctacatgcacatctgtagtcgaattatttgccaaattattaaatgttggactttaactgcagtttggctctttcattcagggaattcattcatgcccctcgcgacaaatgagatatttgattcgaagaTCTGCTCTatgcgtgtatttttcatgcaatgtttgataccgcacggcgaatgagagagaaaaaaactccgcatttcccggaaacttagatgcacacggcaggtagcgtccgaaagccgcgtgtgttattccggtcactaaatgcggtgctaacatgtttgcactcaatgcaatagttaacttatttgatacgaacaaactgaatatacaaagagcactggttgctcacttaccaaatctgtagagacaggacaatcaccagcaactagagccgcgtctttatgaagagaagactacatccggaatccggatttcagcgtttgcagatgagaacagctctcaggtaaacaataatcctccttagacacgtaaattattgttgtcgagcgtcgcgtacaccgttaatccacacgtgatccagatgagctctcacagagagaaaatgaaaacgaaacttaatggcagcaaactgtaaaagcaacacttcacgcttgttttgccaacacaacgtggcgtctctgtggtgtaaagacggtgacactaatgaatattaatgaagttgcacaatagagcgcgctgattggtttgaaccaacccttactcatgcattaatgcaacacactgtaagacgtaataaggcacactctggcacagacgtccagtctgcacgctggaatagaacgctattatgtcatgaccgtgacgcagcttcaaaaattcgtttcaaacaggaagtacgaatttgcttgaaataacgcaaaaacaaccaatttacactttttagtgaaatat belongs to Danio rerio strain Tuebingen ecotype United States chromosome 1, GRCz12tu, whole genome shotgun sequence and includes:
- the gprc5bb gene encoding G protein-coupled receptor, class C, group 5, member Bb isoform X1 — encoded protein: MATVGVLKRVEDARQMFPLSLAAMAVRPTLIFILSLIGCCALEDPPQALAPPPPRGCGTAVDPPYRVLCDLESVWGIVLEAIACGGTVSALILAIILLAKLKTVTEPDKRCGVGPLLLLLAGTMGLFSLSLVFMVGRGEVLCMVRRGLWGALFAMCFSCLLVQGVRLKKLAGGRRSPAGSSLAGLAFALTVVQGIIAGEWLLLTVVREGHAACEYLPLDFVLVCSYALALLLAASVLSLAVVLCGGNNREESSRKRMKWRCNAVWLFLSCLSSLLLWVAWLGLYLYGDVGISIVAKDWDEPALAVALVTEGWVLLLFHAIPETHLCLRPSSQRSADTAQNYYDTPQPPAAQGYHDDERPTNPRAPFTESQAYTVEEHSAAVLQAGGYHNGLIRPALPFRSHVYQPTEMALLMNAGPIPTAPPNFTGRHLW
- the gprc5bb gene encoding G protein-coupled receptor, class C, group 5, member Bb isoform X2, encoding MAVRPTLIFILSLIGCCALEDPPQALAPPPPRGCGTAVDPPYRVLCDLESVWGIVLEAIACGGTVSALILAIILLAKLKTVTEPDKRCGVGPLLLLLAGTMGLFSLSLVFMVGRGEVLCMVRRGLWGALFAMCFSCLLVQGVRLKKLAGGRRSPAGSSLAGLAFALTVVQGIIAGEWLLLTVVREGHAACEYLPLDFVLVCSYALALLLAASVLSLAVVLCGGNNREESSRKRMKWRCNAVWLFLSCLSSLLLWVAWLGLYLYGDVGISIVAKDWDEPALAVALVTEGWVLLLFHAIPETHLCLRPSSQRSADTAQNYYDTPQPPAAQGYHDDERPTNPRAPFTESQAYTVEEHSAAVLQAGGYHNGLIRPALPFRSHVYQPTEMALLMNAGPIPTAPPNFTGRHLW
- the gprc5bb gene encoding G protein-coupled receptor, class C, group 5, member Bb isoform X3, with the protein product MAVRPTLIFILSLIGCCALEDPPQALAPPPPRGCGTAVDPPYRVLCDLESVWGIVLEAIACGGTVSALILAIILLAKLKTVTEPDKRCGVGPLLLLLAGTMGLFSLSLVFMVGRGEVLCMVRRGLWGALFAMCFSCLLVQGVRLKKLAGGRRSPAGSSLAGLAFALTVVQGIIAGEWLLLTVVREGHAACEYLPLDFVLVCSYALALLLAASVLSLAVVLCGGNNREESSRKRMKWRCNAVWLFLSCLSSLLLWVAWLGLYLYGDVGISIVAKDWDEPALAVALVTEGWVLLLFHAIPETHLCLRPSSQRSADTAQNYYDTPQPPAAQGYHDDERPTNPRAPFTESQAYTVEEHSAVLQAGGYHNGLIRPALPFRSHVYQPTEMALLMNAGPIPTAPPNFTGRHLW
- the knop1 gene encoding lysine-rich nucleolar protein 1, with amino-acid sequence MAVGRLAKEKKKKIKVKEEEENTDSVKCHDVSVQTAIKQELLDVNDGGEKKKKKKKKLKQELDANNSLVESCDVSVQTTVKTEQIDTNNSVAPEKTKKKKKKIKEEEQIQEEAHIVSKKKKVKKDEAVEGIKKKKKKKKETEVKEEEEEADLGPAVETVNDKKKKRKRKLEEDIIKQELNAEVEDGVIKKKKRKKDVDECVEVEHKVKKKKKKQSVVEEAPENISSNEKPEKKSKKKKKKLESKSLPHANEDNSSDKKMKKKKKLESKSLPDANGENSSDKKMKKKKKNKGKTEADDDVEEKPERTDNNNKSSGKNTNKTLKADPEEYFRKTASRANDVVFLSAKPGNQDEISIDQARRLALQKEIDKESQPKPAFGQWGTASFDSSDRQAKFLRLMGGFKKSTQTGNESAGRLNMAMGKEGQQTLQQGLLGEFERAQNRHMDFRNKGAGLGFSAPSNKKFAIDTNARNSIRFDD